A single genomic interval of Halorubrum aethiopicum harbors:
- a CDS encoding aldo/keto reductase — protein sequence MTADIPAPGLGTYRVTDHDDCVRSVRTALEEGYRHVDTAEAYGNEVAVGEGIAAADVDRDDVFLATKVLHPKFTDDYSGDSVTENARACLDRLGVDRVDLLYAVHWPADGYDPETTFDAVADLHEEGLFDRLGVCNMTPAQIDEAREASPVPIDALQVEMHPLLPQRRLRTYCDSHGIDLVAYAPLGNGRVLDVPEIAEIADAHGVSPARVSLAWAMEKGVVPIPKATSRDHIVDNVRARDLELSAADVERIDGIDRRDRQYDPSYAPTWSG from the coding sequence ATGACCGCGGACATTCCCGCGCCGGGACTCGGCACGTACCGGGTCACGGACCACGACGACTGCGTCCGGAGCGTCCGGACCGCGCTGGAGGAGGGGTATCGACACGTCGACACCGCGGAGGCGTACGGGAACGAGGTCGCCGTCGGCGAGGGGATCGCCGCCGCCGACGTCGACCGCGATGACGTCTTCCTCGCCACCAAGGTGTTGCACCCGAAGTTCACGGACGACTACTCGGGAGACAGCGTCACGGAGAACGCACGCGCGTGTCTCGACCGGCTCGGCGTCGACCGCGTCGACCTCCTCTACGCCGTCCACTGGCCCGCCGACGGCTACGACCCGGAGACGACGTTCGACGCGGTCGCCGACCTCCACGAGGAGGGGCTCTTCGACCGGCTCGGCGTCTGTAACATGACCCCGGCGCAGATCGACGAGGCGCGCGAAGCGTCCCCGGTCCCGATCGACGCGCTCCAGGTGGAGATGCACCCGCTCCTCCCCCAGCGGCGGCTCCGGACGTACTGTGACTCACACGGTATCGACCTCGTCGCGTACGCGCCGCTCGGCAACGGACGCGTCCTCGACGTGCCGGAGATCGCGGAGATCGCCGACGCCCACGGCGTCAGTCCGGCGCGCGTCAGCCTCGCGTGGGCCATGGAGAAGGGCGTCGTCCCGATCCCGAAGGCGACGAGCCGCGACCACATCGTCGACAACGTCCGCGCTCGGGACCTCGAGCTCTCGGCGGCGGACGTGGAGCGGATCGACGGGATCGACCGCCGCGACCGCCAGTACGACCCGTCGTACGCCCCGACCTGGTCGGGCTGA
- a CDS encoding IclR family transcriptional regulator, which produces MTEPSRNRVGTTEKSLTILEHLQREDGAGVTEVANTLGMSKSTVHSHLTTLVDCGYVTHHDKQYHVSTKLLRLGGRLRDQSPLYQAARIEMKSLAAETDGVVRLYLKEGDDATMIAQEGYYPGIAERHLGERTPLAESIAGPVMLAEHGRSDDGNAADGNAAAGEPDDAETVAHPEVDDEVRDRFDRIHRRGYAVETSSTSSDRTFAGALSRRDGAVMGALTVTVPGDAASPLSAGDRLLEAVERVELSLTSWYDSQATFSPKHSWHVHSH; this is translated from the coding sequence ATGACCGAACCATCGCGGAACCGTGTTGGAACCACCGAGAAGTCGCTCACCATCCTAGAGCACCTCCAGCGGGAGGACGGCGCGGGCGTCACCGAGGTCGCCAACACGCTCGGAATGAGCAAGAGCACGGTCCACAGTCACCTGACGACGCTCGTCGACTGCGGGTACGTGACCCACCACGACAAACAGTACCACGTCTCGACGAAGCTCCTCCGGCTCGGCGGCAGGCTCCGCGACCAGTCGCCGCTGTATCAGGCGGCGCGGATCGAGATGAAGTCGCTGGCGGCCGAGACCGACGGCGTGGTCCGTCTCTACCTCAAGGAGGGCGACGACGCGACGATGATCGCCCAGGAGGGGTACTATCCGGGCATCGCCGAACGACACCTCGGGGAACGGACGCCGCTCGCCGAGTCGATCGCGGGGCCCGTGATGCTCGCCGAACACGGGCGGAGCGACGACGGGAACGCCGCCGACGGGAACGCCGCCGCCGGAGAGCCCGACGACGCCGAGACCGTCGCCCACCCCGAGGTCGACGACGAGGTCCGGGACCGGTTCGACCGCATCCACCGCCGCGGGTACGCCGTCGAGACGAGTTCGACGAGCTCCGACCGAACGTTCGCGGGTGCGCTCTCCCGCCGGGACGGCGCCGTCATGGGCGCGCTGACGGTGACGGTCCCCGGCGACGCCGCCAGCCCGCTCTCGGCGGGCGATCGCCTGCTCGAGGCGGTCGAGCGCGTCGAACTCTCGCTCACCTCCTGGTACGACTCCCAAGCGACGTTCTCCCCGAAACACTCCTGGCACGTCCACTCGCACTGA